The following nucleotide sequence is from Pseudomonas sessilinigenes.
ACTGGTTCTGGATCGAAGGTCACTGGGCTCGCTGAGCCCGACACCCTCTGGACTGCCCCATTACCGGACCGAGAATCGCCCATTTGAACGACACCGACCCGGACCTGGAACTGCTGGCCCGCATCGGCAACAACGAAGCCCAGGCCGTGAAAGAAATGGTCACTCGCAAGCTGCCGCGCTTGCTGGCCCTGGCCAGCCGCCTGCTGGGGGATGCCGACGAGGCCCGGGACATCGCCCAGGAGAGTTTCCTGCGGATCTGGAAACAGGCGGCGAGCTGGCGCAGCGAGCAGGCGCGCTTCGATACCTGGCTGCATCGGGTCGCGCTGAACCTGTGCTACGACCGTCTGCGGCGGCGCAAAGAGCACCTGAGCATCGACACCGAGCATGCCGTCGAGGTCGCGGATAGCGCCCCGACACCCGTCGACCAGCTCGAAGCCCAGGCCCAGAGCCAGCGCATGGCCCAAGCGCTGGCACAACTGCCGGACCGCCAGCGCGAGGCGATCGTCCTGCAGTACTACCAGGAACTGTCCAACACCGAGGCCGCGGCGCTGATGCATATCAGCGTCGAAGCCCTGGAAAGCCTGCTGTCGCGGGCCCGGCGCAACCTGCGCAGCCATCTGGCCGAGGCCCCCGGAGCGGACCTCTCAGGAAGGAGAACACCATGACCCCCGAACGTTTTGCGCAACTGGCCGATGCCTATGGCAGCGACCTGCGACGCTGGCCCGAAGCCGAACGCAGTGCTGCCCGCCGCCTGCTGGACACCGGCCACCCCGATGCCCTCCAGGCCTTGCAACAAGCCAATTGGCTCGATGGCCGACTGGACAGCTACCAGGTCCCCGAACCCAGCCACGCACTGATCCGGCACATCGTCGCCAGCGCGTCCGCGCAACAACGAGCGGTATCGCGCTGGCCCCGCCACGCCGGTTGGCTGGCCTCCCTGGGCTGGCTCGGAGTAGGTCTGAGCGGTGTTGCAGCCGGCATGCTGGCCGTCGCCTTGAGCCTGCCACTGCCCCACTCCACTGAGGCATTGCCGAGCGTTTTCGACCAGAGCGATGCGGAATTCGTCCTGAGCATCAACACCGAGGAGGCCGAGCAGTGAACCTGTCCCCCCGCCCACTGAAAACCTTCCTGGTGCTCTCGCTGCTACTCAACGTGTTCCTGGTTGGAGGGGTTGCCGGTGGTCTCTACCAATGGCTGGGCCAGCCCGGCCCCGCCCGGACCCTGGCAGTCCCCCAACACGGCCTGCGCCAGGCGATGGCACAGTTGCCCGAGGAACGCCGGCACCAGTTGCGCCAACTCCTGCGCCAGACCCGCAAGGACAGCCAGCCACTCCTGATGGCCGGACGCCAGGCACGCCTGGCAGTGGTCCGGGAGCTACAGGCCGATACCCTGGATCGCACGGCGCTGGACAACCAACTGAGTCAATCCCGGGAGGCCGACATCGCCCTGCGGGCCCGGGTCGACGAAACCCTGGCGGAGTTTGCCGGCAGCTTGTCGCTCCAGGAACGCCAGCACCTGGTGGAATCGATGTACCTGCGGGGACCTGGGAAAAACCGCGCGGCCCTGGGCAACTGAAGCACCAGCGACGGATTTCCTGCTGCCCCACGTTCAATCAGCAACGGCCCATCAATGTGGCGGGCCGGCTATTCATACTCAGGAAACCTGACCATGCATCGCGTCCTGCAAAGCCTTCTGATCGCCACCCTGCTCGGCACCACCCTGGCCGGCTGTGTCGTTGCCCCGGCGCATCCGCGTCGGCCACCTCCGCCGATCGTCGAAGTGGTACCGGTGGCGCCAGCACCGG
It contains:
- a CDS encoding RNA polymerase sigma factor translates to MNDTDPDLELLARIGNNEAQAVKEMVTRKLPRLLALASRLLGDADEARDIAQESFLRIWKQAASWRSEQARFDTWLHRVALNLCYDRLRRRKEHLSIDTEHAVEVADSAPTPVDQLEAQAQSQRMAQALAQLPDRQREAIVLQYYQELSNTEAAALMHISVEALESLLSRARRNLRSHLAEAPGADLSGRRTP
- a CDS encoding periplasmic heavy metal sensor; translated protein: MNLSPRPLKTFLVLSLLLNVFLVGGVAGGLYQWLGQPGPARTLAVPQHGLRQAMAQLPEERRHQLRQLLRQTRKDSQPLLMAGRQARLAVVRELQADTLDRTALDNQLSQSREADIALRARVDETLAEFAGSLSLQERQHLVESMYLRGPGKNRAALGN
- a CDS encoding YXWGXW repeat-containing protein; this translates as MHRVLQSLLIATLLGTTLAGCVVAPAHPRRPPPPIVEVVPVAPAPGYHWVAGHYRWRADQWVWVPGHWRY